The Elgaria multicarinata webbii isolate HBS135686 ecotype San Diego chromosome 1, rElgMul1.1.pri, whole genome shotgun sequence genome has a window encoding:
- the LOC134405449 gene encoding calcium-activated chloride channel regulator 1-like, whose amino-acid sequence MAFNRWLLLMVLVILHGVTSTMIKLNNGGFEDIVVAINPAVPENDKIIDNLESMVKEASAYLFSATKQRFYLKTVKVIIPLTWASKSEYQRVTTESYEKADVIVAEPYLKYGDDPYVLQYGACGEKGRYIHFTPNFLTKDNLFQVYGPRGRVFVHEWAHLRWGVFDEYNSDAPFYNVGNNNAEATRCSADITGRYIFRTSTGKYRPCRFEGQTKEYEAGCQFVPNRKQSAPVSIMYMQNLPSVTQFCDKNNHNIYATNMQNKKCNYRSTWEVIMNSTDYVNSSPLSAPPPEPVFSFLQTQARVVCLVLDVSGSMGGHNRIARLKQAAELFLLQVIETGSWVGVVTFNNAAITKTALQQINSDVERQTLSGYLPTIADGGTNICAGIHQGFQVFRQKYSSTKGCEIVLLTDGEDSSVGSCFGEVKSSGSIIHTIALGPSAAKELEELSDMTGGLKLLASDNLDSNSLIDAFSGILSGSGDIIQQSIQLESKGETINPNQRLDGTVTIDSTVGNDTFFVVTWNVNTYPPNIQLTDPNGKIYSQTHFAIDKTNQQTARLKIDGTAEAGDWTYSILNTYSAAQVLSVTVTTRAASANVPPVTVKTYMNTDANIFPSPIVIYAEVSQGFLPVTGANVTATIESVSGKSIELQLLDDGSGADILKNDGIYSRYFISFEANGRYNTKVRVQGKDETVRRVRRQNQVLYVPGYIEDGEIKMNPPRPEHSEDDIKAKLGKFSRTAPGGSFVMSGVPPGDPRDVFPPCKITDLEIELKSEEFLLSWTAPGNDYDTGKAERYELKRSDNPLDLRDATFHNALSVNTSGLTTEPAGVKQLFQYKPENFTGEKGTTIFFAMRAIDDSNNVGEASNIAKVVVLTPDNGNTNTMFNSVTIILLTVCAAVIVLL is encoded by the exons AGTATGGTGAAAGAGGCTTCTGCTTATCTCTTCAGTGCCACAAAGCAAAGGTTTTATCTCAAGACTGTAAAAGTTATAATTCCTTTAACATGGGCATCCAAATCTGAATATCAAAGAGTAACCACAGAATCCTATGAAAAG GCCGATGTCATAGTTGCAGAGCCTTATCTGAAATACGGAGATGATCCCTATGTCTTGCAGTATGGAGCGTGTGGAGAAAAGGGACGATACATTCATTTTACACCTAACTTCCTGACAAAAGACAATTTGTTTCAAGTTTATGGACCACGAG GCAGAGTCTTTGTCCATGAGTGGGCTCATCTCAGATGGGGGGTCTTTGATGAATATAACAGCGATGCACCTTTTTATAATGTTGGAAATAACAACGCTGAAGCCACAAG ATGCTCTGCTGACATCACTGGTAGATATATATTCCGAACTAGCACAGGAAAATACAGACCATGCAGATTTGAAGGACAAACCAAGGAGTATGAGGCTGGATGCCAATTTGTTCCAAACAGAAAGCAAAGTGCTCCAGTGTCTATAATGTACATGCAAAATCTCCCTTCA GTtactcagttctgtgacaaaaatAACCACAATATTTATGCAACAAATATGCAGAACAAAAAATGCAACTACAGAAGCACATGGGAAGTCATTATGAACTCTACTGACTATGTTAATTCATCTCCACTAAGTGCTCCTCCACCAGAACCCGTTTTCTCCTTCCTGCAAACCCAGGCTAGAGTTGTATGTCTAGTACTTGATGTTTCTGGAAGTATGGGTGGG CATAATCGCATTGCTCGGCTGAAGCAAGCTGCAGAACTATTCCTCCTGCAGGTTATTGAAACTGGTTCCTGGGTTGGAGTCGTCACATTCAATAATGCAGCAATAACTAAGACGGCTTTACAACAGATCAACAGTGACGTTGAGCGCCAAACCCTTTCAGGCTATCTGCCCACTATAGCCGATGGAGGAACTAACATATGTGCTGGAATACATCAAGGATTTCAG GTGTTTAGGCAAAAGTATTCAAGTACTAAAGGCTGCGAGATCGTGCTCTTGACAGATGGAGAAGATTCAAGTGTAGGCTCTTGCTTTGGTGAGGTTAAAAGTAGTGGGTCTATCATTCACACCATTGCTTTGGGGCCAAGTGCTGCAAAAGAACTAGAAGAGTTGTCAGACATGACAG GAGGTTTGAAACTATTAGCCAGTGATAATTTGGATTCCAACAGCCTCATAGATGCTTTCAGTGGAATTTTATCAGGAAGTGGAGATATCATTCAACAATCTATTCAG CTCGAAAGTAAAGGGGAAACCATCAACCCAAACCAAAGGCTGGATGGTACTGTAACTATTGACAGCACTGTGGGAAATGACACTTTCTTTGTAGTTACATGGAATGTGAACACATATCCACCTAACATTCAACTGACAGATCCCAATGGAAAAATTTACAGTCAAACACACTTCGCAATTGATAAGACAAATCAACAAACAGCTCGACTCAAGATTGATGGAACTGCAGAG GCAGGAGATTGGACTTATTCAATTCTCAATACATACTCAGCAGCTCAAGTCCTGTCAGTGACGGTCACCACCCGAGCAGCATCTGCAAATGTGCCTCCAGTGACTGTGAAAACCTATATGAATACAGATGCCAATATCTTTCCTAGTCCAATTGTCATTTATGCAGAAGTCAGCCAAGGGTTTTTGCCTGTTACGGGTGCAAATGTCACAGCCACCATTGAATCAGTGTCTGGAAAATCTATAGAGCTACAGCTTCTTGATGATGGTTCAG GTGCTGATATTCTGAAGAATGATGGAATCTATTCTAGATACTTCATATCTTTTGAAGCAAACGGTAGATACAACACAAAAGTGCGTGTCCAAGGAAAAGACGAAACTGTCAGACGAGTCCGCAGACAGAACCAAGTTCTTTATGTACCTGGTTATATAGAGGATG GTGAAATAAAGATGAATCCACCAAGACCTGAACATAGTGAGGATGACATCAAAGCAAAGCTAGGAAAATTCAGCAGAACTGCACCAGGAGGTTCTTTTGTAATGTCAGGAGTTCCTCCTGGAGATCCCCGGGATGTTTTCCCACCCTGTAAAATCACTGACCTTGAGATAGAGCTCAAGAGTGAGGAATTCCTTTTGTCATGGACAGCTCCTGGGAATGACTATGATACAGGCAAAG CTGAAAGATATGAATTAAAAAGGAGTGACAATCCCTTGGATTTAAGAGATGCTACCTTCCATAATGCCCTTTCTGTGAACACTTCTGGTCTGACAACTGAACCTGCTGGGGTGAAACAATTATTTCAGTATAAGCCAGAAAATTTCACCGGAGAAAAAGGCACCACAATCTTCTTTGCAATGCGTGCCATCGATGACAGCAACAATGTTGGAGAAGCATCTAATATAGCAAAAGTAGTTGTGCTTACTCCTGATAATGGAAACACTAACACTATGTTCAACAGTGTTACCATAATTCTGCTCACAGTATGTGCTGCTGTAATTGTACTATTGTAA